One Paenibacillus sp. SYP-B4298 genomic window, TCGGGGTTATGCTGATCGGCATCTCATTGCTGCAGCTCGCCAAGCTGTGGATGACCGACGGACAGCCGAACGCCTGGCAGCAGAAGCCAATCTATCAGAAAAAATGGCTAACCATCGGCATCGGCGCCACGCTTGGCTGTATCGTCGCTCTCACCTCGATCGGCTCCGGCTCGCTGTTTGCGCTGGCGATGATGATGTTCTATCGGCTCAAGGCCTCCGAGCTGGTCGGGACAGACATCGTGCATGCGTTCCTGCTCGTCACCGCAGCCGGGCTGATGCACGCCGGGATGGGGCATGTCAACTATGCGCTGACGCTCCAACTGCTAGTCGGCTCTATTCCCGGCGTCATGCTGGGCAGCAGACTGGCGACGCTCATTCCTGGGAAGCCGCTGCAGACGGCGATGGCGGGCATCATTCTCGTCAGCGGGCTCAAGCTGCTGTAGCCCCTGACAGGCAGAGCCCATGCTGTCTCCCATGCTGATTGACGGCCAAGCTCTTGCCTGTACAGGGAGTAGCTTGATCGCACTGTGATGGTTGCGGTCAAGCCGAAGGCCACGGCGGCCACGGCAGACTGAATTCATCCTTCGTGGACAGCTCTCCCTTATAGTAATTGAACTGGCCGATTAACGGAGAGTAAGTCCGTACATGGAGCTGTCCGCTCTGCTCATCAAACAATAGCAGCCGCATATAGCCTTCTCCACCAAGCCGACCCTTCTGGTAGTCCGCAAGCAGTTGATAGACCGTGCGATCCCGTGTTCCATCATGATTATCATCCATATAGTTAACTAGCAGAGCCGCATTATGCTCATGTCCGCACAATACAGCAGCTACATTAGGATGACGGACAACGATGCGCTCATAGACCACTTCACCGACAGCCGACCGTTCTCCGGCAGCATTCATATAATG contains:
- a CDS encoding sulfite exporter TauE/SafE family protein; protein product: MDIHYALIGCFVGMMVGMTGVGGASLLTPLLIATGIQPTMAVATDLFYNSITKLFGSIQHIRQRTVNGLLVLHFTAGSVPAAIITIMALKYYPPLHAYQDRIITHALGVMLIGISLLQLAKLWMTDGQPNAWQQKPIYQKKWLTIGIGATLGCIVALTSIGSGSLFALAMMMFYRLKASELVGTDIVHAFLLVTAAGLMHAGMGHVNYALTLQLLVGSIPGVMLGSRLATLIPGKPLQTAMAGIILVSGLKLL